CTGAAGTGAAAGCAGTAATGATTGCAGGCTTCTTCTTGTAATGGCATCAAGAGCGGAGAGAGGCTCATCGAGCAATACAATTTCCCGCTCGAACATAAGAGTACGGATGAGTGCGCATCGTTGCTTCATACCCCCTGAAACCGCCCCGGGAAGATAATCCTCAAACCCATTAAGACCAAAACGTTCAAATAGCCCCTTTGCTTTCTTGTTTTTTCTGAGATGCTTCTCCTTTGAGAAGACCTGGGGAAGCATAGCGTTTTGCATCAGCGAGAGCCAGGGCAACAGTAAGTCTTTCTGTTGCATATAGGCAGCAATCTGGCCTAGGTGGGGTACAGCTTCACCAATCCATTCCATAGTGCCATATTCTCTCTCTATAGTTCCTGTCAGAAGATCAAAAAGAGTGGATTTTCCACATCCTGAAGGTCCAATAAGTACAGAGAAAGAACCTTTTTCTATATCCAGGTCGAACTGGTCGATTACAGGTAGACCATTGTATTTTTTCCCAAGGTGGCTGAGACGAAGCATTTCGGTTTCTGATCGACAGGACTATATCATTGCCCGATACGACTCAGTCTTCCCCAGACCAGGTAAGTAACAAAAATGCCCAGAATCAGGTTGGGCACCATGTAGCTTCCGTTGTATATGATGGAGTAGAGCCAGACGTTTGTTCCTTCAGGAGCGTAACTTCCAAAAAATATGACTCCTGAAAGTACGTGACAGAAGAGGCGAGAGATGGTTCCGAGGGTAAGGCCTCCCCAAAGAGGTTTTCGAACGAATGCGGCAAGGCCTAGAGCGGCAAAGGCGAGGGGGTAATCAAGAAGTGCCTGTACGGGATGCACTACGTATCCGCCCAGTGTAAGTTGTATAATCCCAGCCACAAATCCGGCACCAACACCATATTTAAGTCCATGTCGAAGGGCGAAAATAAGCAACGGCACATTTTCCAGGGTAACAGACCCCCCCTGGGGCATTCGCCAGAGCCTTATATAGGAAAAAGCAACAGTCATGGCTACCGCTAGGGCACCTTCAACAAGAACTCGGGTTTTGTTGCGCATAAAAAATCCTCCTTATATGAGGGACTGCCGGAGGAAGGAGAGAAATTTCTTTTAGAAGATTTTGTCTGACTTCCCTTCGCCGGCATGACCCGGATCAGGTTCCAGGGGTCGAGACCACTAGTCTCCTCTCAGCCGGTTTTCGCCGACTCCCCCAGTACGCTGTAATTTATTAATATTATTTTGCTCTATTTAACGTCGTTTGTCAAATCATGGGAAAAGAGTAATATATTTAAAAAAGAAGTCGTTTTTTTCGTCAATCAGGCAGGAGGGCTTCTAATGGAAAAAGAGGTTTTTACACTTAAAGGCGCCTATGGCGATGAAAAGGTTTTTGTCAGTCGCCTTTCCCCTAAGGACAGTGTGGGTAAGGTGATCGTCCTCTTCCATGGAGTTCATGGATGCGCCTCTGTCCATGAGGGGAATAAATATGCAGTCCTTGCGAGGATGTTGCTTCCCTTAGGCCTTACGGTCTATTTAACTGAAACAAGTCGTTTGCGGCGGGATCGCGATTCTTTCAAAGAGGACAGGGATCGCTGGGCTCGGACAGCTTTTCAGGGGAAAACCTATGGGATGGATCTATATGACGTATGTGTTGCCTTGAGTGAGATTGAAAAGCGCCATCCAACTGAAGAGATTTATTTATGGGGTTTTTCCCTGGGCGGTATTCATTCTCTTATGATCGCCGGTGGCGGCTATCAGACAAAGCTTCGGGAAGGCGGCTTCCCCCAGCCTGTTTTCTCCGTATCCCCTTCTGGGATCATTGTTTCAGGGAGCGGGGACAGTATTGATAAAGATGATGTTTCAACTACATTGAGACTACCCATCCTCGATACCATAGGAGATAACGCTCTTCTTTACAAATCTGTACGTTCCATAAAAACAGGATGGTTTGTAAGTTTTTATGGTGAAAATGACAACACTTTCAGCGAAGAGGCATGCCGTCGTCTTTTTGACGCGGCGGATATTCCTGAGAAGCAATTTATTATTATTCCAGGGGCGGATCATGCATTCAGAAGATTATATGGATTACCCTCTATAGAACCACTGAAGAGAATGGTCTCTTATTTAGGGCCATTTTTTGACAATAGAAATTAACACCCCCATGGCCAGACAAGGACTATATTAAAATAGGTTCCTAAAAAGGGTGCAGTGGCAAGAGCTATGATCCCTCCAAGGGCAATAAATGGACCAAAGGGTATAGGTTGTTTTCTATGGACACGACAAGTAAGAAGAAGCCAGCCAGCGACTATGCCGCCAACAAGTATCCCAATATAGAGTCCATAGAGCGTAAGGGGGAGTCCCAGACCCAATCCCATGCCGCCTATCAGTTTGATATCGCCTATCCCCATACCGCCCCTACTGATCCAGCGAACAAAAGCCATAATGACAATGCCCGCGAGAGCTCCCATTATCCCATCAAGAAGAGGGGATGTTCCAGCTGCCCATCGGAAAATAAAGCTGCCTACACCCATTACAGCGGGAACGGCATCGAAAATATAACCGCTGTATAAGTCGGTGAGAGCTGAAAAAAACAGTCCCACTGTAAGTAAAAAGGCCATAAAGAAAGAAAAGGAAACCCCCCATACATAAAAGAGCAAAAGACCTGAGACCACGAAGAACGCTCCGGGAATCCACGGCCGAGAGAAGAAACTTCGAAACCGCGAAGTTTCAGAAAGACAAAGATCCCGGGTCAAGTTCCTTGCGAATTTTTCAATGAGAGCCCCTAAAATAAAGAATAAGATACAAAGAGGTATCAATAGTATTTTTTTCATTTTCCCCCTCAAACTATTTCGAGTATTGAAAATAATCCTGAGTTATCCTTTATAATAGTACCACTACAAAGTTTAAGGGGGGAAGAATCGTGCTGAAGAAAATTCTTGTTGCCGTAGATTTGAGTAAAGTTTCAGAGGAGGTTTTTGCCTACGGGTGTTCTCTGGCCCTGCGGCTAGGAGTCCATGCATCTTTTATTCACGTGATGCCCCATCCTAC
This region of Aminobacterium colombiense DSM 12261 genomic DNA includes:
- a CDS encoding ABC transporter ATP-binding protein, whose product is MLRLSHLGKKYNGLPVIDQFDLDIEKGSFSVLIGPSGCGKSTLFDLLTGTIEREYGTMEWIGEAVPHLGQIAAYMQQKDLLLPWLSLMQNAMLPQVFSKEKHLRKNKKAKGLFERFGLNGFEDYLPGAVSGGMKQRCALIRTLMFEREIVLLDEPLSALDAITRRSLQSLLLSLQKDFKKTVLMITHDIDEALYLADTVLVLTQAPMKIRDRITLPSEKPRNLDSSEYIAIKKRILSELEEEMQL
- the thiT gene encoding energy-coupled thiamine transporter ThiT, which codes for MRNKTRVLVEGALAVAMTVAFSYIRLWRMPQGGSVTLENVPLLIFALRHGLKYGVGAGFVAGIIQLTLGGYVVHPVQALLDYPLAFAALGLAAFVRKPLWGGLTLGTISRLFCHVLSGVIFFGSYAPEGTNVWLYSIIYNGSYMVPNLILGIFVTYLVWGRLSRIGQ
- a CDS encoding alpha/beta hydrolase, which encodes MEKEVFTLKGAYGDEKVFVSRLSPKDSVGKVIVLFHGVHGCASVHEGNKYAVLARMLLPLGLTVYLTETSRLRRDRDSFKEDRDRWARTAFQGKTYGMDLYDVCVALSEIEKRHPTEEIYLWGFSLGGIHSLMIAGGGYQTKLREGGFPQPVFSVSPSGIIVSGSGDSIDKDDVSTTLRLPILDTIGDNALLYKSVRSIKTGWFVSFYGENDNTFSEEACRRLFDAADIPEKQFIIIPGADHAFRRLYGLPSIEPLKRMVSYLGPFFDNRN
- a CDS encoding prepilin peptidase, whose protein sequence is MKKILLIPLCILFFILGALIEKFARNLTRDLCLSETSRFRSFFSRPWIPGAFFVVSGLLLFYVWGVSFSFFMAFLLTVGLFFSALTDLYSGYIFDAVPAVMGVGSFIFRWAAGTSPLLDGIMGALAGIVIMAFVRWISRGGMGIGDIKLIGGMGLGLGLPLTLYGLYIGILVGGIVAGWLLLTCRVHRKQPIPFGPFIALGGIIALATAPFLGTYFNIVLVWPWGC